From one Microlunatus sp. Gsoil 973 genomic stretch:
- a CDS encoding ABC transporter substrate-binding protein gives MRLKQLGGVIIGLSVGAALVACGPNSNQPSSGSSGKSQFSKSVGGELKTYGFNPSDEVGKSRSDYATAQLNGVKVTMDTSSFDTQKFAAQAAAGQVPGLIYADRAQIDTLADKKLIMPLDQCYATWGVNPSQRFYSSVINDVTYQGKVYGIPEFFQAEAIIANKRVLQKSGVSLDQLDTSKPDQLLAAAKKMTAMSGGKPTRLGFVPDMPGSAAIWLAVFGGRTVDQKGKPTLNDANNVKALTWLKQLSDAQGGYAKGKSLLDSMDVFGAKNQYVKDQVGAQVWAQWYVNVLSDYKKNVDIAAVPIKTLDGKTLAMAGGAAYAIPAKSPNPSAACAWAIKITSPEAWQKASEARQKTVQKDDSINTGLFTGSPVADKANRDQFVKSSGNADFDQVINTYYKILPDNRPMGASAVGQSITDNLNNAVIVALSGGKSPQKALDDAQAAALRAWAQSNAGRNG, from the coding sequence ATGAGGCTGAAGCAGCTCGGAGGAGTGATCATCGGGCTTTCCGTCGGTGCAGCGCTCGTGGCCTGTGGGCCGAACAGCAATCAGCCTAGCTCCGGCTCTTCCGGCAAGTCCCAGTTCAGCAAGTCGGTCGGCGGGGAGTTGAAGACGTACGGCTTCAACCCGTCCGACGAGGTCGGCAAGTCACGGTCTGATTACGCGACGGCCCAACTCAACGGCGTCAAGGTCACCATGGACACGTCGAGCTTCGACACTCAGAAGTTCGCTGCTCAGGCTGCCGCCGGCCAGGTGCCGGGATTGATCTACGCCGATCGCGCGCAGATCGACACCTTGGCCGACAAGAAGTTGATCATGCCCCTCGACCAGTGCTATGCGACCTGGGGTGTCAACCCGAGCCAGCGTTTCTACTCGTCGGTGATCAACGACGTCACCTATCAGGGCAAGGTCTACGGGATACCCGAGTTCTTCCAGGCCGAGGCGATCATCGCCAACAAGCGCGTACTGCAGAAGTCCGGCGTCTCCCTTGACCAACTGGACACCTCCAAGCCCGACCAGCTGCTCGCGGCCGCGAAGAAGATGACCGCGATGTCGGGAGGGAAACCGACCCGATTGGGCTTCGTACCCGACATGCCAGGATCGGCCGCCATCTGGCTGGCGGTGTTCGGAGGCAGGACGGTCGACCAGAAGGGCAAGCCGACCCTGAACGATGCCAACAACGTCAAGGCCCTGACCTGGTTGAAGCAGCTGTCCGACGCGCAAGGCGGCTACGCCAAGGGCAAGAGCCTGCTGGACTCGATGGACGTCTTCGGCGCGAAGAACCAGTACGTGAAGGACCAGGTCGGCGCACAGGTGTGGGCACAGTGGTATGTCAACGTGCTGTCCGACTACAAGAAGAACGTCGACATCGCAGCGGTCCCGATCAAGACCCTCGACGGCAAGACGCTGGCGATGGCCGGTGGTGCCGCGTACGCCATCCCGGCGAAGAGCCCGAACCCGTCGGCCGCCTGCGCCTGGGCTATCAAGATCACCTCACCGGAGGCGTGGCAGAAGGCGAGTGAGGCCCGACAGAAGACCGTGCAGAAGGATGACTCGATCAACACCGGCCTGTTCACCGGCTCACCGGTTGCCGACAAGGCGAACAGGGACCAGTTCGTCAAGTCCAGCGGCAACGCCGACTTCGACCAGGTGATCAACACCTACTACAAGATCCTGCCGGACAACCGCCCGATGGGAGCATCCGCCGTCGGCCAGTCGATCACCGACAACCTGAACAACGCGGTGATCGTCGCGCTGTCCGGTGGCAAGTCGCCCCAGAAAGCGCTCGACGACGCCCAGGCAGCCGCGCTGCGGGCCTGGGCACAGTCCAACGCCGGGCGGAACGGCTGA
- a CDS encoding type III polyketide synthase has product MNQPITAVRTDHPTSMSGTPKILATKGVLPPYSYPQQQLTEAFADFVGLDGPRRRLLEKVHGNAGVQTRHLALPVERYAGLTDFGVANDAFLEAGCRLAEEAVREALTAADVAPEQVDVIIAACSTGVSVPSLDARIMVDLGLREDVVRMPLVGLGCAAGAGGVARLSEFLRGRPDRVGVLVTVELCSLTLQRGDTSTANLIASGLFGDGAAAVVMTGALPNGRPVDVAAGPVVVDTRSRLYPHTERAMGWDVSSSGLQIVLGAEIPELIRTYLAEDVDRFLNENGLSRDTIDWWVCHPGGPKVLEAVEESLKLTDGELAVTWDSLSRIGNISSSSVLHVLDDTIAQRRPEPGSYGLMLAMGPGFALELVLLQA; this is encoded by the coding sequence GTGAACCAGCCGATCACTGCGGTGAGAACCGATCATCCGACGTCGATGTCCGGAACGCCCAAGATTCTGGCGACCAAGGGCGTCTTGCCGCCGTACAGCTATCCGCAACAGCAGTTGACCGAGGCGTTCGCCGATTTCGTCGGCCTGGACGGCCCACGCCGGCGGCTGTTGGAGAAGGTGCACGGTAACGCCGGCGTGCAGACCAGACACCTGGCTCTGCCGGTCGAACGCTATGCCGGTCTGACCGACTTCGGCGTCGCCAACGACGCATTCCTCGAGGCCGGTTGTCGATTGGCCGAAGAGGCGGTTCGAGAGGCGTTGACCGCCGCCGACGTGGCACCGGAGCAGGTCGATGTGATCATCGCGGCGTGCAGCACCGGGGTATCGGTGCCGTCGCTTGACGCGCGGATCATGGTTGATCTCGGCCTGCGCGAGGACGTCGTTCGGATGCCGCTGGTCGGCCTCGGCTGTGCCGCCGGCGCCGGAGGGGTGGCCAGGCTCAGCGAATTCCTTCGCGGCCGCCCGGACCGGGTCGGTGTGCTGGTCACCGTCGAACTCTGCTCCCTGACGCTGCAGCGGGGTGACACCTCGACGGCGAACCTGATCGCCAGCGGGCTGTTCGGGGATGGAGCCGCGGCGGTGGTGATGACCGGTGCGCTGCCGAATGGTCGACCGGTCGATGTTGCCGCTGGCCCGGTGGTGGTCGACACCCGAAGTCGGCTCTATCCGCACACCGAGCGCGCCATGGGGTGGGATGTCAGCAGTTCGGGGCTGCAGATCGTGCTGGGGGCTGAGATTCCCGAACTGATCCGCACCTACCTGGCCGAGGACGTCGATCGGTTCCTCAACGAGAACGGGCTGTCCCGGGACACCATCGACTGGTGGGTCTGCCATCCGGGCGGACCGAAGGTGCTGGAGGCGGTCGAGGAATCGCTCAAACTGACCGATGGTGAGCTGGCCGTGACCTGGGATTCGCTGAGCCGGATCGGCAACATCTCATCCTCGTCGGTACTGCACGTCCTCGACGACACCATCGCGCAGCGGCGGCCAGAGCCCGGCTCGTACGGATTGATGCTGGCGATGGGGCCGGGGTTCGCGCTCGAACTGGTCCTGCTGCAGGCCTGA
- a CDS encoding isoprenylcysteine carboxyl methyltransferase family protein — translation MASQLWFTALILAVGAERLVELVVARRNSRWSFERGGVEYGRSHYPLLVALHSGLLVGALAEVWIRGPEFVPALGIPMLALAIIGQALRWWCIATLGPHWNTRVIVVPGTAPVRGGPYRLLHHPNYLAVVIEGAALPLVHGAWITSVAFTVLNAAVLTVRIRVENRALASLAAPR, via the coding sequence ATGGCGTCGCAGCTCTGGTTCACGGCCCTGATCCTCGCGGTCGGCGCCGAGCGGCTCGTCGAACTGGTCGTGGCACGCCGCAACAGCCGATGGTCCTTCGAACGCGGCGGTGTGGAGTACGGCCGCAGCCACTATCCGCTGCTTGTCGCGCTGCATTCCGGGTTGCTCGTCGGCGCGCTGGCCGAGGTCTGGATCCGTGGCCCGGAATTCGTTCCCGCGCTGGGCATTCCGATGCTGGCACTGGCGATCATCGGGCAGGCGCTGCGGTGGTGGTGTATCGCCACGCTAGGGCCGCACTGGAACACCCGAGTCATCGTCGTTCCGGGGACGGCGCCGGTGCGCGGCGGCCCGTACCGGCTGCTGCATCATCCGAACTATCTGGCCGTGGTGATCGAGGGCGCGGCCCTGCCGCTGGTGCACGGTGCCTGGATCACCTCGGTGGCGTTCACTGTGCTCAATGCCGCGGTGCTGACCGTCCGCATCCGGGTGGAGAACCGGGCTCTCGCCTCGCTCGCCGCACCGCGCTGA
- a CDS encoding hemerythrin domain-containing protein, producing MGSATEDRQKAAQLPEGDVIRLLLNQHAQIRDLFDEVESSHGEQRHDAFEELRGLLAVHETAEEMVLRPVTEDIAADGVAAARNSEEQEANEVLKQLETFDVDSADFEKQFAELKTSVDEHAENEEHEEFPAVLEHCDADQRARMGRRIEAVEKVAPTRPHPTAAGKPAMQWTVGPFAALIDKARDAVASIRD from the coding sequence ATGGGAAGTGCAACCGAGGATCGGCAGAAGGCTGCCCAGTTGCCGGAAGGTGATGTGATCAGGCTTCTGCTGAACCAGCACGCACAGATTCGGGACCTGTTCGACGAGGTCGAGTCATCGCACGGCGAGCAGCGCCACGATGCTTTCGAGGAACTGCGGGGACTGCTCGCGGTCCACGAGACCGCGGAGGAGATGGTGCTCCGGCCGGTGACCGAGGACATCGCCGCCGACGGCGTTGCTGCCGCCCGGAACTCCGAGGAGCAGGAAGCCAACGAGGTGTTGAAGCAGTTGGAGACGTTCGACGTCGACAGCGCCGACTTCGAGAAGCAGTTCGCGGAGCTGAAGACGAGCGTCGACGAGCACGCCGAGAACGAGGAGCACGAAGAGTTCCCGGCAGTCCTCGAGCACTGTGACGCCGACCAGCGGGCCCGGATGGGCCGGCGGATCGAGGCCGTGGAGAAGGTGGCGCCGACCAGGCCGCACCCCACCGCGGCCGGCAAACCGGCCATGCAGTGGACGGTCGGGCCGTTCGCCGCCTTGATCGACAAGGCCCGCGACGCGGTGGCCAGCATCCGCGACTGA
- a CDS encoding glycosyltransferase has product MPVVALSATEAATAVPPGTGVVSNNPGHLIETIQMLIKNPEVARSLGEAARAHALEHFGLSRFLADWDEVLEDCRRVPSHAPRQ; this is encoded by the coding sequence ATGCCCGTTGTCGCTCTCTCTGCGACTGAGGCAGCGACAGCCGTTCCGCCGGGCACCGGCGTCGTTTCCAACAATCCCGGCCACCTGATCGAGACCATTCAGATGTTGATCAAGAACCCGGAGGTCGCGCGGAGCCTCGGTGAGGCGGCCCGGGCCCATGCGCTGGAACACTTCGGCCTCAGCCGGTTCCTCGCCGACTGGGACGAGGTCCTTGAGGACTGCCGTCGTGTGCCGAGTCACGCACCGAGACAGTGA
- a CDS encoding complex I subunit 5 family protein: MPSADTAGQLLPLLVIIPVLAAAVLVGVGQRLPGRLVGAGTMMVAVVVGGGGTAALIITGRRRIVSWLGDWRPGGSGTGVGIALQADQLSIGLALLAATLMIIALGFSWHYFRAPGSHFHALMLFFLAGMTGFALAGDIFTMFVFFEMMGVAAYALTGLKVEDPSAVQGAINFGIVNSVAAYLSLIGIGMVYAHTGELNLAELSRSLAGDHSTFVVIAFVLLSTGFLVKAAVVPFHFWLDDAHAVAPTPVCVLFSGVMVELGLYGVLRVYRIGFAATSVAAGIDRVLLVLGAATAVLAAVMCLLQRHLKRLLAYSTIAHMGMFLVALSVGDPESLAGIALFVLGHAAVKGALFLCAGILLDRFGSVDEFTLWGAGQRLRGWDGVGVRSIFLLAALGLAGLPPFAAGLGKSLAETAMTEAGAAWGPPFMIIISALTGGAVLRVWLRVAVGAGRKPEGIEAEGMSGDEELMEVDVGEDIPNRMIISAGALVVIGCALGLVPSIAARATVAADRFLDADGYVAAVLHGRIGYPPVAGPVPSGWDLHGVLLSCLTVAAACAVAALAVLRHRLPGGLRPPEVVRRPVRLLRRVHSGRVGDYVVWLLIGVGVTAAILAPA; this comes from the coding sequence GTGCCCTCTGCTGACACGGCCGGCCAACTGCTGCCCTTGCTGGTGATCATCCCGGTTCTGGCAGCAGCGGTGCTGGTCGGGGTCGGCCAGCGGCTGCCGGGACGCCTGGTCGGGGCCGGCACCATGATGGTCGCGGTCGTGGTCGGTGGCGGTGGCACGGCTGCGCTGATCATCACCGGCCGGCGCCGGATCGTCAGCTGGTTGGGTGACTGGCGGCCCGGTGGCAGCGGCACGGGTGTCGGCATCGCGTTGCAGGCCGATCAGCTCAGTATCGGGCTGGCGCTGCTGGCGGCGACGTTGATGATCATCGCGCTGGGCTTCTCCTGGCACTACTTCCGGGCACCGGGCAGCCATTTCCACGCGTTGATGCTGTTCTTCCTGGCCGGCATGACCGGATTCGCTCTGGCCGGTGACATCTTCACCATGTTCGTGTTCTTCGAGATGATGGGTGTTGCCGCGTACGCCCTCACCGGGCTGAAGGTGGAGGACCCTTCCGCGGTGCAGGGGGCGATCAACTTCGGCATCGTCAATTCGGTTGCGGCCTACCTGTCCTTGATCGGCATCGGCATGGTGTACGCCCACACCGGGGAACTCAATCTCGCCGAACTGTCGCGCAGCCTCGCCGGTGATCACAGCACCTTCGTGGTGATCGCCTTCGTGCTGTTGTCCACCGGGTTCCTGGTCAAGGCGGCTGTGGTGCCGTTCCACTTCTGGTTGGACGACGCCCACGCGGTAGCGCCGACACCGGTCTGTGTGCTGTTCTCCGGGGTGATGGTGGAACTCGGTCTGTACGGTGTCCTGCGGGTCTATCGGATCGGGTTTGCCGCAACCTCCGTCGCGGCCGGTATCGACCGGGTCCTTCTGGTGCTGGGTGCAGCGACCGCGGTCCTGGCGGCGGTGATGTGCCTGCTGCAGCGGCATCTCAAGCGGCTGTTGGCCTACTCGACCATTGCGCACATGGGAATGTTCCTCGTCGCGCTGTCGGTGGGTGACCCGGAGTCGCTTGCCGGCATCGCGCTGTTCGTTCTCGGCCACGCCGCGGTCAAGGGCGCGCTCTTCCTGTGTGCGGGCATCCTGCTCGACCGGTTCGGCAGCGTCGACGAGTTCACCCTGTGGGGTGCCGGACAGCGGCTGCGCGGCTGGGACGGTGTCGGAGTGCGCAGCATCTTCCTGCTGGCTGCGCTCGGCCTGGCCGGGCTGCCGCCGTTCGCCGCGGGACTCGGCAAGTCGCTGGCCGAGACAGCCATGACGGAAGCCGGAGCAGCCTGGGGTCCGCCGTTCATGATCATCATCTCGGCGCTGACCGGGGGAGCGGTGCTACGGGTGTGGCTCCGCGTCGCGGTCGGTGCCGGTAGGAAACCGGAGGGTATCGAGGCGGAGGGGATGAGTGGTGACGAGGAGCTGATGGAGGTCGACGTCGGTGAGGACATTCCCAACCGGATGATCATTTCGGCCGGCGCCCTGGTGGTCATCGGCTGTGCGCTCGGACTGGTGCCGTCGATCGCCGCCCGGGCGACCGTCGCGGCCGACCGCTTCCTTGACGCCGACGGCTACGTCGCGGCCGTCCTGCACGGGCGGATCGGCTATCCGCCGGTAGCGGGGCCGGTGCCGTCCGGCTGGGACCTGCATGGGGTGCTGCTCTCCTGCTTGACCGTTGCGGCGGCCTGCGCCGTCGCGGCGCTGGCGGTGCTGCGGCACCGGCTACCGGGCGGCCTGCGACCACCCGAGGTTGTCCGGAGGCCGGTGCGGTTGCTGCGCCGGGTGCATTCCGGACGGGTCGGCGACTACGTCGTGTGGCTGCTGATCGGCGTCGGCGTCACCGCTGCCATCCTGGCGCCGGCGTAG
- a CDS encoding sodium:proton antiporter translates to MIGFLAYYPYAVAGAIVLLGLVGIAISRDLVHAVVCLSVCQSGTYVFLLAVGYQYGGIAPIFGSTVHRGTPVVDPVVQALSLTDIVVSAAITSMLLALVIQIAKRRGTVDPDELRSLEG, encoded by the coding sequence GTGATCGGTTTCCTGGCCTACTACCCCTACGCAGTGGCGGGTGCCATCGTGCTTCTCGGGCTGGTCGGTATCGCGATCAGTCGTGATCTTGTCCATGCCGTCGTCTGCCTGTCGGTCTGTCAGTCGGGGACCTACGTCTTCCTGCTGGCGGTGGGATACCAGTACGGCGGGATTGCACCGATCTTCGGGTCGACCGTTCACCGCGGAACGCCGGTCGTCGACCCGGTCGTGCAGGCGCTCAGCCTGACCGACATCGTTGTCTCGGCCGCAATCACTTCCATGCTGCTGGCCCTGGTGATCCAGATCGCGAAACGCCGCGGAACGGTCGATCCGGACGAACTCCGATCGCTGGAGGGCTGA
- a CDS encoding MnhB domain-containing protein: MSRRARMVLLALGLAGAVVVLAVGVLGLPAFGGHRHPYRDLAVAASFRHATANAVSAVNFDQRALDTFGEETILVASVAGVAALLRPVRRERRRQVDPEMPVMDSTRLLTAVFFPVTLLIGIDVVAHGAITPGGGFQGGVVLATGLHLLYVGGRYRLLERMRPLPLFEITEAAGLVSFIAIGLAGLAVAGHLFSNVVPQGRMGQLTSAGTVGLLSCAVGMAVVSSVVILLAGFLDQALALEEEPAAGQWDGREGAAR; the protein is encoded by the coding sequence ATGAGCCGCCGGGCGCGGATGGTCCTTCTGGCGCTCGGGTTGGCCGGTGCCGTGGTCGTTCTAGCGGTGGGCGTGCTCGGTCTGCCGGCGTTCGGCGGCCACCGTCATCCCTATCGCGATCTTGCGGTTGCGGCGAGCTTCCGGCATGCGACAGCCAATGCGGTGTCCGCGGTGAACTTCGATCAGCGGGCGTTGGACACCTTCGGTGAGGAGACCATTCTGGTCGCGTCGGTCGCCGGAGTCGCGGCATTGCTCAGGCCGGTGCGCAGGGAACGGCGCCGTCAGGTCGATCCGGAGATGCCGGTGATGGACTCCACCAGACTGCTGACCGCGGTGTTCTTTCCCGTGACGTTGTTGATCGGGATCGATGTCGTCGCCCATGGTGCGATCACTCCTGGTGGCGGCTTCCAGGGTGGTGTGGTGCTGGCAACCGGCCTCCATCTGCTGTACGTCGGCGGTCGCTACCGGCTGTTGGAGCGGATGCGCCCGTTGCCGCTCTTCGAGATCACCGAAGCGGCCGGACTCGTCAGCTTCATCGCGATCGGCCTTGCCGGGCTTGCCGTTGCCGGTCATCTGTTCAGCAACGTCGTTCCGCAGGGTCGGATGGGTCAGTTGACCAGCGCCGGGACTGTCGGGCTGCTCAGCTGTGCGGTCGGCATGGCCGTGGTGAGCAGTGTGGTGATCCTGTTGGCCGGGTTCCTCGATCAGGCGCTGGCGCTGGAGGAGGAACCGGCTGCCGGTCAATGGGACGGTCGAGAAGGCGCGGCCCGGTGA
- a CDS encoding DUF4040 domain-containing protein, translating to MIIVIAALLTLVLIGAAVVVFTRRPAQQAVTLGGYGVLLSLLFVAVQAPDVALSQLAVGTAVVPLMVMLAVRKITTLRRSGREDR from the coding sequence GATCGCGGCGTTGCTGACCTTGGTGTTGATCGGCGCCGCGGTGGTGGTCTTCACCCGCCGTCCGGCGCAGCAGGCGGTCACCCTGGGCGGTTACGGGGTGTTGCTGTCGTTGTTGTTCGTCGCGGTGCAGGCTCCCGATGTGGCGCTCAGCCAGCTTGCGGTCGGCACCGCGGTGGTGCCGTTGATGGTGATGCTCGCGGTACGCAAGATCACGACGCTGCGTCGGTCGGGCCGGGAGGACCGATGA